One Halomonas sp. THAF5a genomic region harbors:
- the proB gene encoding glutamate 5-kinase, producing MDDNEQVIGREALKRARRVVVKIGSALLTNDGRGLDEAAIGGWVDQIAELHRRGVEVVLVSSGAVAAGMVRLGWQARPSAVHELQAAAAVGQNGLTECYEGHFARHDLLTAQVLLTHDDLSNRKRYLNARSALRTLVGLRVVPVVNENDTVVTDEIRFGDNDTLGALVANLLEADALVILTDQEGLFDADPRSNPAATLIAEGRADDPSLAAMAGGGGALGRGGMTTKVRAARLAARSGAVTAIASGRQPAVLTRLAEGERLGTLLLPEQAPMAARKRWLAGQLQVRGSLVLDAGAVKVLKSSGSSLLAVGVTGVSGDFRRGDMVLCVDEGGQRVAKGLVNYGADEARLLVGKPSHQIEAILGYMEAPELIHRDNLVVL from the coding sequence ATGGACGACAACGAGCAGGTGATCGGTCGCGAGGCGCTCAAGCGCGCCCGCCGAGTGGTGGTGAAGATCGGCAGCGCGCTGCTGACCAACGACGGTCGCGGCCTTGACGAGGCGGCCATCGGCGGCTGGGTCGACCAGATCGCCGAGCTGCACCGTCGCGGCGTCGAGGTGGTGCTGGTCTCCTCCGGCGCGGTGGCGGCCGGCATGGTGCGCCTGGGCTGGCAGGCCCGGCCCTCGGCGGTGCACGAGCTGCAGGCCGCGGCGGCGGTGGGTCAGAACGGCCTCACCGAGTGCTACGAGGGCCACTTCGCCCGCCACGACCTGCTGACCGCCCAGGTGCTGCTCACCCACGACGATCTCTCCAACCGCAAGCGCTACCTCAATGCCCGCTCGGCGCTGCGCACCCTGGTCGGCCTGCGGGTGGTGCCGGTGGTCAACGAGAACGACACCGTGGTCACCGACGAGATCCGCTTCGGCGACAACGACACCCTCGGTGCCCTGGTCGCCAACCTGCTCGAGGCCGACGCCCTGGTGATCCTCACCGATCAGGAGGGGCTCTTCGACGCCGACCCGCGCAGCAACCCGGCGGCGACGCTGATCGCCGAGGGGCGAGCGGACGACCCGAGCCTGGCCGCGATGGCCGGCGGCGGCGGGGCGCTGGGCCGCGGCGGCATGACCACCAAGGTGCGGGCCGCCCGGTTGGCGGCTCGCTCCGGCGCGGTCACCGCGATCGCCAGCGGCCGCCAGCCGGCGGTGCTCACCCGGCTCGCCGAGGGCGAGCGGCTGGGCACCCTGCTGCTGCCGGAGCAGGCGCCCATGGCGGCGCGCAAGCGCTGGCTGGCGGGGCAGCTGCAGGTGCGCGGCAGCCTGGTCCTGGATGCCGGGGCGGTGAAGGTGCTCAAGAGCAGCGGCTCCAGCCTGCTGGCGGTGGGCGTGACCGGCGTCAGCGGCGACTTCCGTCGCGGCGACATGGTGCTCTGCGTCGACGAGGGCGGGCAGCGCGTGGCCAAGGGGCTGGTCAACTACGGCGCCGACGAGGCCCGCCTGCTGGTCGGCAAGCCGAGCCACCAGATCGAGGCGATCCTCGGCTACATGGAGGCCCCGGAGCTGATCCACCGCGACAACCTGGTGGTGCTCTAG
- the cgtA gene encoding Obg family GTPase CgtA, with amino-acid sequence MQFVDEASIIVEAGKGGNGCLSFRREKYVPKGGPDGGDGGHGGSVYLIGDDALNTLIDFKYQRFYKAQNGQPGQGRQMSGRAGEDLHVKVPVGTTVIDEDTLEVIADVTEIGQVVLVAQAGRRGLGNIHFKSSTNRAPRRTTPGTEGERRNLRLEMKVMADVGLLGLPNAGKSTLIRSVSAAKPKVANYPFTTLVPNLGVVQLGLHEHFVMADVPGLIEGASDGAGLGLRFLKHLTRTRLLFHVVDVAPFDESDPVQAAEAIIHELGEFSPALAELPRWLVLNKLDLLPAEEREATADEIVRRLGWQGPVFRVSAISGDGTDALVQAAHRWLTEQRRLEHEDEEAAERAREMRERMEEEAVARTEARLGRKRPRAEADDDFDDDDDHDVEIEYAP; translated from the coding sequence ATGCAGTTCGTCGACGAAGCCTCGATCATCGTGGAAGCCGGCAAGGGCGGCAATGGCTGCCTGAGCTTCCGCCGCGAGAAGTACGTGCCCAAGGGCGGCCCCGACGGCGGCGATGGCGGCCATGGCGGCAGCGTCTACCTGATCGGTGACGATGCCCTCAATACCCTCATCGACTTCAAGTACCAGCGCTTCTACAAGGCGCAGAACGGTCAGCCCGGCCAGGGGCGGCAGATGAGCGGGCGCGCCGGCGAGGACCTGCACGTCAAGGTGCCGGTGGGCACCACGGTGATCGACGAGGACACCCTCGAGGTGATCGCCGACGTCACCGAGATCGGCCAGGTGGTGCTGGTGGCCCAGGCGGGACGCCGTGGGCTCGGCAACATCCACTTCAAGTCCTCCACCAATCGCGCGCCGCGGCGCACCACCCCGGGCACCGAGGGCGAGCGGCGCAACCTGCGCCTGGAGATGAAGGTGATGGCCGACGTGGGCCTGCTGGGCCTGCCCAACGCCGGCAAGTCGACGCTGATCCGCTCGGTCTCCGCGGCCAAGCCCAAGGTCGCCAACTACCCCTTCACCACCCTGGTGCCGAACCTCGGCGTGGTGCAGCTTGGCCTGCACGAGCACTTCGTGATGGCCGACGTGCCTGGCCTGATCGAGGGCGCCTCCGACGGCGCCGGCCTGGGGCTGCGCTTCCTCAAGCATCTGACCCGCACCCGGCTGCTGTTCCACGTGGTGGACGTCGCGCCCTTCGACGAGTCCGACCCGGTGCAGGCCGCCGAGGCGATCATCCACGAGCTCGGCGAGTTCTCGCCGGCGCTGGCCGAACTGCCGCGCTGGCTGGTGCTCAACAAGCTCGACCTGCTGCCGGCCGAGGAGCGCGAGGCGACCGCCGACGAGATCGTGCGCCGGCTCGGCTGGCAGGGACCGGTGTTCCGCGTCTCGGCGATCTCCGGTGACGGCACCGACGCCCTGGTGCAGGCCGCCCACCGCTGGCTCACCGAGCAGCGCCGGCTGGAGCACGAGGACGAGGAGGCCGCCGAGCGAGCGCGCGAGATGCGCGAGCGCATGGAGGAAGAGGCCGTGGCGCGCACCGAGGCTCGCCTGGGCCGCAAGCGCCCGCGCGCCGAGGCGGATGACGACTTCGATGACGACGACGATCACGACGTCGAGATCGAGTACGCGCCCTGA
- the rpmA gene encoding 50S ribosomal protein L27 produces the protein MAHKKAAGSTRNGRDSESKRLGVKLFGGQVVNPGNIIVRQRGTKFHAGTGVGIGKDHTLFALDEGVVKFETKGPKNRKFVSVVSA, from the coding sequence ATGGCTCATAAGAAGGCAGCGGGCTCCACACGTAACGGTCGCGATTCCGAATCCAAGCGCCTTGGCGTGAAGCTCTTCGGCGGCCAGGTCGTCAACCCGGGCAACATCATCGTGCGTCAGCGCGGCACCAAGTTCCACGCCGGCACCGGCGTCGGTATCGGCAAGGACCACACCCTGTTCGCCCTGGACGAAGGCGTGGTCAAGTTCGAGACCAAGGGTCCGAAGAACCGCAAGTTCGTCAGCGTCGTCTCTGCCTGA
- the rplU gene encoding 50S ribosomal protein L21 translates to MYAVIKSGGKQYRVQEGQTLKLEKLEVPTGDTIEFDEVLLVGSDEDVKIGAPTVEGAKVAAEIVSHGRGDKVTILKFRRRKHSMKRQGHRQWFTEVKITGISA, encoded by the coding sequence ATGTACGCAGTGATCAAGAGCGGCGGCAAGCAGTACCGCGTTCAGGAAGGCCAGACTCTCAAGCTCGAGAAGCTGGAAGTGCCGACCGGCGACACCATCGAGTTCGATGAGGTCCTGCTGGTGGGTAGCGACGAGGACGTCAAGATCGGCGCGCCGACCGTCGAGGGCGCCAAGGTGGCGGCCGAGATCGTGTCCCACGGCCGCGGTGACAAGGTGACCATCCTCAAGTTCCGTCGCCGCAAGCACAGCATGAAGCGTCAGGGCCACCGTCAGTGGTTCACTGAAGTCAAGATCACCGGGATCTCCGCGTAA
- the ispB gene encoding octaprenyl diphosphate synthase, with protein MPANAPPPSPSATAHSPLHAVVADDFAAVNRTILDQLASRIPLVETIGQYIIESGGKRLRPLLVLLAARSLGFEGDKHVTLATLVEFMHTSTLLHDDVVDESHLRRGKATANDSWGNAPSVLVGDFLYSRSFQMMVEVGSMRVMEVLSAATCTIAEGEVQQLTNVGNPDIDEAAYFETIQGKTAMLFEAASHSGAILAGATPEQEAALQHYGRYLGLAFQLIDDLLDYQGDAEAMGKNVGDDLAEGKPTLPLIQAMAVGTAEQAKVIRQAIRHGGLERLEEVLAIVHDTGALDYTRAKAEEMAAKALAQLDALPASPYRDSMAHLARLAVDRQS; from the coding sequence ATGCCAGCCAACGCCCCGCCCCCGTCGCCCAGCGCCACCGCCCACTCGCCGCTTCACGCGGTCGTCGCCGACGACTTCGCCGCCGTGAACCGGACCATCCTGGACCAGCTCGCCTCGCGCATCCCGCTGGTGGAGACCATCGGCCAGTACATCATCGAGAGCGGCGGCAAGCGGCTGCGCCCGCTGCTGGTGCTGCTGGCGGCGCGCTCGCTGGGCTTCGAGGGCGACAAGCACGTGACGCTCGCCACCCTGGTCGAGTTCATGCACACCTCGACCCTGCTCCACGACGACGTGGTCGACGAATCGCACCTGCGCCGCGGCAAGGCCACCGCCAACGACTCCTGGGGCAACGCCCCCTCGGTGCTGGTGGGCGACTTCCTCTATTCGCGCTCGTTCCAGATGATGGTCGAGGTCGGCTCGATGCGCGTCATGGAAGTGCTCTCGGCGGCCACCTGCACCATCGCCGAGGGCGAGGTGCAGCAGCTGACCAACGTCGGCAACCCGGATATCGACGAGGCCGCTTACTTCGAGACCATCCAGGGCAAGACCGCCATGCTCTTCGAGGCGGCCTCCCACAGCGGCGCCATCCTCGCCGGCGCCACCCCCGAGCAGGAGGCCGCCCTGCAGCATTACGGCCGCTACCTGGGCCTCGCCTTCCAGCTGATCGACGACCTGCTCGACTACCAGGGCGACGCCGAGGCCATGGGCAAGAACGTCGGCGACGACCTGGCCGAGGGCAAGCCGACCCTGCCGCTGATCCAGGCCATGGCCGTCGGCACCGCCGAGCAGGCCAAGGTGATCCGCCAGGCCATCCGCCACGGCGGCCTCGAGCGCCTCGAGGAGGTGCTGGCGATCGTGCACGACACCGGCGCCCTGGACTACACCCGCGCCAAGGCCGAGGAGATGGCCGCCAAGGCGCTGGCGCAGCTCGACGCCCTGCCCGCCAGCCCCTACCGCGACAGCATGGCCCACCTCGCCCGCCTGGCGGTGGATCGCCAGAGCTAA
- a CDS encoding Ldh family oxidoreductase codes for MSDATLGGSDADVTLTREELFSLCRRVLRRQGFSEPHVEALSDALVAAEVDGSRSHGLYRLLGFVDTLRHGGVVPDAEPVVEDTAASVVKVDARGGFSPHAFREGLPALVDKARASGIAMLAINHCVHGTALWVEIERLTREGLVAIACNPTQSYMAPFGGREPLLGTNPIAFGWPRPDADPYVFDFATSAIARGDIELYRRQGKAIPPGWGVGRDGAPSQDPGEVLDHGAMLPFGEHKGSALAIMIELIAGPLIGDMLSVESSEHDRGRGGLPYHGELIIAMDPARITGDEAAVHMGRSERLFSLVQQQGARLASRRRYEARRRHLAQGVALSRSLYDDIVDLAS; via the coding sequence GTGAGTGATGCAACCCTGGGCGGCTCGGATGCCGATGTGACCCTGACGAGAGAAGAGCTCTTCTCCCTCTGCCGCCGGGTGCTGAGGCGGCAGGGCTTCAGCGAGCCCCATGTCGAGGCCCTGAGTGATGCCCTGGTGGCGGCGGAGGTGGACGGCAGCCGCTCCCACGGGCTCTACCGACTGCTGGGCTTCGTCGACACCCTTCGCCACGGCGGCGTGGTGCCCGATGCCGAGCCGGTGGTGGAGGATACGGCGGCGTCGGTGGTCAAGGTGGATGCCAGGGGAGGCTTTTCTCCCCATGCCTTCCGCGAGGGCCTGCCGGCGCTGGTCGACAAGGCGAGGGCCTCGGGGATCGCGATGCTGGCGATCAATCACTGTGTCCACGGCACCGCGCTGTGGGTGGAGATCGAGCGCCTGACGCGCGAGGGGCTGGTCGCGATCGCCTGCAACCCGACGCAGTCGTACATGGCACCCTTCGGTGGTCGTGAGCCCTTGCTGGGCACGAACCCGATCGCCTTCGGCTGGCCGCGCCCCGACGCGGATCCCTACGTCTTCGATTTCGCGACCAGCGCCATCGCCCGCGGCGATATCGAGCTCTACCGCCGCCAGGGCAAGGCGATTCCGCCCGGCTGGGGAGTGGGACGCGACGGCGCGCCGTCCCAGGACCCCGGCGAGGTGCTGGATCACGGCGCCATGCTGCCCTTCGGCGAGCACAAGGGCTCCGCGCTGGCGATCATGATCGAGCTGATTGCGGGGCCGCTGATCGGGGACATGCTGAGCGTCGAGTCGAGCGAGCATGACCGTGGGCGGGGCGGCCTGCCGTACCATGGCGAGCTGATCATCGCCATGGATCCGGCGAGGATCACCGGCGACGAGGCGGCCGTGCACATGGGACGCTCCGAGCGACTGTTCTCGCTGGTCCAGCAGCAGGGGGCGAGGCTGGCATCCCGGCGGCGCTATGAGGCGCGGCGCCGGCATCTTGCGCAGGGCGTCGCCCTGTCCCGGAGCCTGTATGACGACATCGTCGACCTGGCCTCATGA
- a CDS encoding TRAP transporter large permease subunit, which translates to MSDYLALIMFPSLIGLIVLGFPIAFSMIVVATLFGIAQFGDAAAYQLLTKIEDTASNSILAAVPLFIFMGAMLENSGIAERLFGAIHLWTRRLPGGLGVGAVIMGTVFAAASGVVGATEAVIGMLAVPVMLKHRYDKSLISGTICASGSLGTAIPPSITVVVLGPVAGVSVGSLFSGLLFPGFLMAVLFLLYIVFIAAMKPRLAPRLDDAQARPSWGEMLWVTFSALLPTMGLIMIVLGTILMGVATPTEAAACGALGSVLLALAYRNLTAAVLWQAAIRTLNITAMILLIVLGGNMFAGVFFASGGMATVQSMLMETGMSPWLILGTILLIAFLAGFVLDMISVVLIVIPVAMPIVGALGFDEIWFCVAFLVVMQTSYLTPPLAPSIFYLRAITPPEVTLKHMYKGVMPFIGLQLIVLALVLAFPSLALWLPDALSGPSWK; encoded by the coding sequence ATGAGTGACTATCTAGCGCTGATCATGTTTCCCTCCCTGATCGGGCTGATCGTTCTCGGGTTCCCCATCGCGTTCTCGATGATCGTGGTGGCGACCCTCTTCGGCATCGCCCAGTTCGGGGATGCCGCCGCTTACCAGCTGTTGACCAAGATCGAGGACACGGCCTCCAACTCCATCCTGGCCGCCGTGCCGCTGTTTATCTTCATGGGGGCGATGCTCGAGAACTCGGGGATCGCCGAGCGGCTGTTCGGCGCCATCCATCTGTGGACGCGCCGCCTCCCGGGCGGGCTCGGCGTGGGGGCCGTCATCATGGGGACCGTCTTCGCGGCCGCCAGCGGCGTGGTCGGTGCCACCGAGGCCGTGATCGGCATGCTGGCCGTGCCGGTGATGCTCAAGCATCGCTACGACAAGTCGCTGATCTCGGGCACCATCTGCGCCAGTGGCTCCCTGGGCACGGCGATCCCGCCCTCCATCACCGTGGTCGTGCTCGGCCCCGTGGCCGGGGTGTCGGTCGGTTCGCTGTTCAGTGGCCTGCTGTTCCCCGGCTTCCTGATGGCGGTGCTGTTCCTGCTGTACATCGTGTTCATCGCCGCCATGAAGCCCCGGCTGGCCCCCCGCCTCGATGATGCGCAGGCGCGCCCGAGCTGGGGAGAGATGCTGTGGGTCACCTTCAGCGCCCTGCTGCCGACCATGGGGCTGATCATGATCGTGCTGGGCACCATCCTGATGGGGGTGGCGACGCCCACCGAGGCCGCGGCCTGCGGCGCCCTGGGCTCGGTGCTGCTGGCGCTGGCCTATCGTAACCTGACGGCCGCCGTGCTCTGGCAGGCCGCGATCAGGACGCTCAATATCACCGCGATGATCCTGCTGATCGTGCTGGGCGGCAACATGTTCGCGGGCGTGTTCTTCGCCTCCGGCGGCATGGCAACGGTCCAGTCCATGCTGATGGAGACGGGCATGAGCCCCTGGCTCATCCTCGGCACCATCCTGCTGATCGCCTTCCTGGCGGGGTTCGTGCTCGACATGATCTCCGTGGTGCTGATCGTCATTCCGGTCGCGATGCCGATCGTGGGCGCCCTGGGCTTCGACGAGATCTGGTTCTGCGTCGCCTTCCTGGTGGTCATGCAGACCAGCTACCTGACGCCGCCCCTGGCGCCGTCGATCTTCTACCTGCGGGCCATCACGCCGCCCGAGGTGACGCTCAAGCACATGTACAAGGGCGTCATGCCGTTCATCGGCCTGCAGCTGATCGTGCTGGCGCTGGTGCTGGCGTTCCCCTCGCTGGCGCTGTGGCTACCGGATGCACTGAGCGGACCATCATGGAAATGA
- a CDS encoding TRAP transporter small permease subunit, with amino-acid sequence MKTIGLIERLTRWAGYVGALLTFPLVASLVYEVFSRYVLGRPTLWAFEISYMVMGAIFMLGMANALRVGQHVSVDVVSQRFAPRTKALVNLVCYAGFLPVLGWLVWELSFYALEAFASSERSGRSAWNPVIWPVFSVWLLGFLLLALQVIAEMLKFAATLTGRAVGQGEGS; translated from the coding sequence ATGAAAACAATTGGTCTCATCGAGCGCCTGACGCGCTGGGCGGGATATGTCGGTGCCTTGCTGACGTTCCCGCTGGTGGCGTCCCTCGTCTACGAGGTGTTCAGCCGGTACGTGCTCGGCCGGCCCACGCTCTGGGCGTTTGAAATCAGCTACATGGTGATGGGGGCGATCTTCATGCTGGGCATGGCCAATGCCCTGCGGGTCGGCCAGCACGTGAGCGTGGATGTCGTCAGCCAGCGGTTCGCGCCTCGCACCAAGGCGCTGGTCAACCTGGTCTGCTATGCCGGCTTCCTGCCGGTGCTGGGCTGGCTGGTCTGGGAGCTCTCCTTCTACGCCCTGGAGGCCTTCGCGTCGAGCGAGCGCTCCGGGCGCTCGGCATGGAACCCGGTCATCTGGCCGGTGTTCAGCGTCTGGCTGCTTGGCTTCCTGCTGCTCGCCCTGCAGGTCATCGCCGAGATGCTGAAGTTTGCCGCGACGCTGACCGGGCGCGCGGTCGGGCAGGGAGAAGGCTCATGA
- a CDS encoding C4-dicarboxylate ABC transporter substrate-binding protein: MYKANRGVLHIGVVAGLLVAASAQAEEVSWKMATPWGGGPWLERDAKTFADYANQLTGGDVNIEVFPGGTLGGALRVTNTVKSGVAEVSHNYINYDYGSDPTAALLAGHSSGLTPEEFMLWMYEGGGVELYETFRREEFGVVAFPCSILGTEIFLHSNKKVQTLEDFQGLRLRTSGAWAEIASRLGASTVVMAGSDIYTALDRGVIDAAEWGSPELNKPTGFQDVAQYVILPGVHQSGGFLECEVNQDAWDQLTEAQQEQLRLAGKLSVFDSWLASSFADLSAFQELEEGPNELVQLDPSFVDAIYEETRAWEDEKAAENEWFARVLESQRAFKQEMTTWQDYRLPIGAMGR; the protein is encoded by the coding sequence ATGTACAAAGCAAATAGGGGTGTGCTTCATATCGGGGTCGTGGCGGGCCTGCTGGTCGCCGCCTCCGCCCAGGCGGAAGAGGTCAGCTGGAAGATGGCGACGCCCTGGGGCGGCGGCCCCTGGCTGGAGCGTGACGCCAAGACCTTCGCCGACTATGCCAACCAGCTGACCGGCGGCGACGTGAACATCGAGGTCTTCCCCGGGGGGACCCTGGGGGGCGCCCTGCGCGTCACCAATACCGTCAAGTCGGGCGTCGCCGAAGTCAGCCATAACTACATCAATTACGACTATGGTTCCGATCCGACCGCCGCGCTGCTGGCGGGGCACTCCAGCGGGCTGACCCCCGAGGAGTTCATGCTGTGGATGTACGAGGGCGGGGGTGTCGAGCTGTACGAGACGTTCCGCCGTGAAGAGTTCGGTGTGGTGGCCTTCCCGTGCTCCATTCTCGGCACCGAGATCTTCCTGCACTCCAACAAGAAGGTGCAGACGCTGGAGGACTTCCAGGGGCTGCGCCTGAGGACGTCCGGGGCCTGGGCGGAAATCGCCTCTCGGCTCGGCGCCTCGACCGTCGTGATGGCCGGCAGCGACATCTACACGGCCCTCGATCGCGGCGTGATCGATGCCGCCGAGTGGGGCAGCCCGGAGCTCAACAAGCCCACCGGTTTCCAGGACGTCGCGCAGTACGTCATCCTGCCCGGCGTGCACCAGTCCGGCGGCTTCCTCGAGTGCGAAGTCAACCAGGACGCCTGGGACCAGCTGACCGAGGCCCAGCAGGAGCAGCTGCGCCTGGCCGGCAAGCTGAGCGTCTTCGACTCCTGGCTCGCCAGCTCCTTCGCCGACCTTTCCGCGTTCCAGGAGCTGGAAGAGGGCCCCAACGAGCTCGTGCAGCTGGATCCCTCCTTCGTCGATGCCATCTATGAGGAGACGCGCGCCTGGGAAGACGAGAAGGCGGCCGAGAACGAGTGGTTCGCCCGCGTGCTCGAATCCCAGCGCGCCTTCAAGCAGGAGATGACCACCTGGCAGGACTATCGCCTGCCGATCGGTGCCATGGGCCGCTAG
- a CDS encoding helix-turn-helix domain-containing protein: MTTSTESSKILKHRQRKAGAIGDNLRALRKARGLTIAAMAAASGISAASVSRIENGHISPTYEAIVSLAQGLQVDVSELFYHSGQAAFRGWWALTRAQEGDIIETPNYRFRPLCNNVAAKEYMVLDTTILNRSLEEFGELQKHPGQEQVIVTNGEVTVWTELYDPVELGVGDSFAFDSTLGHAVTYRGERPATLIWVCSAHA, from the coding sequence ATGACCACCTCGACGGAATCGTCAAAGATCCTGAAGCACCGGCAGCGCAAGGCGGGAGCGATCGGCGACAACCTCCGCGCCCTGCGCAAGGCCAGAGGGCTGACCATCGCCGCCATGGCCGCCGCCTCCGGCATCTCGGCGGCCAGCGTGTCGCGCATCGAGAACGGGCACATCTCGCCCACCTATGAGGCGATCGTCAGCCTCGCCCAGGGGCTGCAGGTCGATGTCAGCGAGCTGTTCTACCACTCGGGGCAAGCCGCCTTTCGCGGCTGGTGGGCGCTGACGCGCGCCCAGGAAGGCGACATCATCGAGACGCCCAACTACCGCTTCAGGCCGCTCTGCAACAACGTGGCCGCCAAGGAGTACATGGTGCTGGACACCACGATCCTTAACCGCAGCCTCGAGGAGTTCGGCGAGCTGCAGAAGCACCCCGGACAGGAACAGGTCATCGTCACCAACGGCGAGGTGACGGTGTGGACAGAGCTGTATGACCCGGTGGAGCTCGGCGTCGGCGACAGCTTCGCCTTCGACAGCACCCTGGGCCATGCCGTGACCTACCGCGGGGAGCGGCCGGCTACCTTGATCTGGGTCTGCAGCGCGCACGCCTGA
- a CDS encoding LysR substrate-binding domain-containing protein: MPKLTYRQIEAFRAVMISGTTSGAAEILCVSQPAVSRLLADFESTVGVAMFERRRRRLHPTPEARFFFEEVERAFVSLEHLSRAAKELREFHLGSLRIASMPAASVEFLPNLTDRFSQQHPGVSITLQVRSTQQVVDLVATQQFDLGVISGIPLDDPAVEERTLADSRLVCALPPGHRLADREVIVPSDLEGEVFVSLGSEQSLRHTIDGVFERAGVKRQLLIDTQLHYAACAFVLAGSGVSLVDPITAWHYRRLGLVVRRFEPRVQYRYSVILPRQRGTSGLTRSYLALLDESLKRLERESEGLFEVSASR, encoded by the coding sequence ATGCCGAAATTGACCTACCGCCAGATCGAGGCGTTTCGCGCGGTGATGATCAGCGGGACTACCAGTGGGGCCGCGGAGATCCTGTGCGTCTCCCAGCCGGCCGTGAGTCGCCTGCTCGCCGATTTCGAGAGCACGGTCGGGGTGGCGATGTTCGAGCGACGTCGGCGTCGTCTCCATCCGACGCCCGAGGCCCGGTTCTTCTTCGAGGAGGTGGAGCGCGCCTTCGTCTCCCTCGAGCACCTGTCGCGCGCCGCCAAAGAGCTCCGCGAGTTCCACCTCGGGTCGTTGAGGATCGCCTCCATGCCGGCGGCCTCGGTGGAATTCCTGCCCAACCTGACGGATCGGTTCAGCCAGCAACACCCGGGCGTCTCGATCACCCTGCAGGTGCGCAGTACCCAGCAGGTGGTCGATCTGGTGGCCACGCAGCAGTTCGACCTGGGCGTGATTTCCGGCATTCCCCTCGACGATCCCGCCGTGGAGGAGCGCACTCTGGCCGACAGCCGGCTAGTGTGCGCCTTGCCGCCCGGGCATCGCCTGGCAGACCGGGAGGTCATCGTGCCGTCGGATCTCGAGGGCGAGGTGTTCGTCTCGCTGGGGTCGGAGCAGAGCCTTCGCCACACCATCGATGGCGTCTTCGAGCGGGCCGGCGTCAAGCGCCAGCTGCTGATCGACACGCAGCTTCACTACGCCGCCTGTGCCTTCGTGCTGGCCGGGTCGGGGGTGTCGCTGGTGGATCCCATCACGGCCTGGCACTACCGACGACTGGGCCTCGTCGTCAGGCGCTTCGAGCCGCGGGTCCAGTACCGCTACAGCGTGATCCTGCCGCGGCAGAGAGGGACCTCGGGCCTTACCCGCTCCTACCTCGCCCTGCTGGACGAGTCGCTAAAGCGGCTCGAGCGCGAATCGGAGGGGCTGTTCGAGGTGAGTGCGAGCCGCTAG
- a CDS encoding TRAP transporter small permease: MERLFRYTLTLLIGTVAICQFIQVITRYLFETPIMGLEEAAIIPTIWLYILGSVNASREDTQIRANVLDIFLKTERARALLQAIADTVSIVVSVWLTLWAWDYFTYALRVDKETPTLYLPTIVYESALFIGLVLMIAFTLWHLLRNLGFLFGIRQRPDHAPEDPDYPETSEVHEFRVLTDSQKDSSHD, encoded by the coding sequence ATGGAACGACTCTTTCGTTACACCCTCACCCTGCTGATCGGCACCGTCGCGATCTGCCAGTTCATCCAGGTCATCACCCGCTACCTCTTCGAGACGCCGATCATGGGGCTCGAGGAGGCCGCCATCATTCCCACGATCTGGCTCTACATCCTCGGCAGCGTCAACGCGTCACGGGAAGACACCCAGATCCGTGCCAATGTCCTGGATATCTTCCTCAAGACCGAACGCGCTCGTGCGCTGCTGCAGGCCATCGCCGACACCGTCAGCATCGTGGTCTCGGTCTGGCTCACCCTCTGGGCCTGGGACTACTTCACTTACGCGCTGCGCGTCGACAAGGAGACGCCCACGCTTTACCTGCCCACGATCGTCTACGAATCGGCCCTGTTCATCGGCCTGGTGCTGATGATCGCCTTCACCCTCTGGCACCTGCTGCGCAACCTCGGCTTCCTGTTCGGCATTCGCCAGCGCCCGGACCACGCCCCCGAAGATCCCGACTATCCGGAGACCTCCGAGGTCCACGAGTTCCGGGTACTGACCGATTCCCAGAAGGACTCCTCCCATGATTGA